The genome window GCAGGAATGCAAGTGCCGGTGAAGATTATCGTTGATCCAGTGACAAAGCAGTTTGAGATTGAAGTCGGTACACCACCAGTTAGCCAGCTTATTAAGAAGGAGCTTGGACTTGAAAAAGGTTCAGGTGAACCAGGGAGAAACATTGTTGGTAACTTGACAATGGAGCAAGTTATAAAGATAGCAAAGGCTAAGAAGCAACAAATGCTTGCCGCAGACCTCAAAGCAGCGGCAAAAGAAGTGATAGGAACAGCTTTAAGCATGGGAGTTACAGTTGAGGGCAAAGACCCAAGGGTTGTGCAGAAGGAGATTGATGAGGGAGTTTACGACGAGATATTTGCAAAGGCTGAGGAGAGCTGATTTAGGAGAAAAGTTTAAAAGCTCCTCTTTTTACGAAATTTTGATTTTTCAATTTAGTTTAAATAAAAAAGATTGGAGGTCAGAAAAATGGCCTTTGACAGGCAAAAAATCGTGGAAGCGGTGAAGGAGGCTAAAGCCCGGGCTAAGCCGCGTAACTTCACACAGACCGTCGAAGTGGCAGTAAACCTCAAGGATGTTGATCTTAGGAAGCCTGAGAATAGGTTTAAGCTTGAGGTTGTTCTGCCGCACGGTAGAGGGAAGGACGTGAAGATCGCGGTCATCGCTGATGGTGCCGTTGCTGAGGCGGCTAAAAAGCTCGGGCTTGATGTTATTAGTGGTGAGCAGCTCGAGGAGATAGCTAAGAGTCCAAGGGAAGCAAGAAAGCTGGCTAAGAAGTACGACTTCTTCATTGCTGCAGCACCATTGATGCCAAAGATTGGTAGATATTTGGGTAGGTACTTAGGTCCAAGAAACAAGATGCCAGTGGTTGTTCCACCAACAATGACAAACTTAGAGCCAATTGTTAACAAGCTCAAGAAGACTGTAAGAATACAACTCAAGAACAATCCAGTCGTTCATGCACCTGTTGGAACTGAAAAGATGAGCGACGAGGAATTGGCAGAGAACATTGAAACAGTCCTCAATGCAATCATTGGTAAGCTTGAGAGAGGAGAGAACCAAGTCAAGTCAGTGTACGTTAAGACAACAATGGGTCCAGCTGTAAAGGTGGAGGGGTGAGGTAAATGGCTCACGTCGCTGAATGGAAGAAGAAGGAAGTAGAAAGGCTTGCTGAGATTATCAAGAGTCACCCAGTAGTAGCATTGGTCGACGTCGCCGGAGTGCCAGCTTATCCTCTCTCAAAGATGAGAGAAAAGCTTAGAGGAAAAG of Thermococcus sp. M39 contains these proteins:
- a CDS encoding 50S ribosomal protein L11, yielding MPKQVVEVLVEGGKATPGPPLGPAIGPLGLNVKLVVDKINEATKDFAGMQVPVKIIVDPVTKQFEIEVGTPPVSQLIKKELGLEKGSGEPGRNIVGNLTMEQVIKIAKAKKQQMLAADLKAAAKEVIGTALSMGVTVEGKDPRVVQKEIDEGVYDEIFAKAEES
- a CDS encoding 50S ribosomal protein L1; amino-acid sequence: MAFDRQKIVEAVKEAKARAKPRNFTQTVEVAVNLKDVDLRKPENRFKLEVVLPHGRGKDVKIAVIADGAVAEAAKKLGLDVISGEQLEEIAKSPREARKLAKKYDFFIAAAPLMPKIGRYLGRYLGPRNKMPVVVPPTMTNLEPIVNKLKKTVRIQLKNNPVVHAPVGTEKMSDEELAENIETVLNAIIGKLERGENQVKSVYVKTTMGPAVKVEG